The following are encoded in a window of Pagrus major chromosome 14, Pma_NU_1.0 genomic DNA:
- the LOC141008321 gene encoding amphoterin-induced protein 2-like — translation MSPTASQLLGKSNVGGSSCSPAAAALLLSLCLGFLPSVATCPPHCLCASDIISCSGRNLSTLPFDLPSYATRLDLSHNALTALCVDWISQPFDRLATLVLSRNSISRVDVDAFAVAPHLLHLDLSSNRLTVLNSSVFTGLKELKELLLFGNQIIQINPGAFSDLHSLQRLYLSGNRLMDFPLGLYWEPGGPRNLTFLDLSYNRLSRVPIQNLLSLSQKGGIYLQENPLVCDCALLALLEYWMWKQYRPLVDFRGEYPCRDDSGLVSECSQQVASRMPLEEQTYQVEPGKWLQVPCPGLASPATTSPEVFWVTPRTVVNSSTNDPNSNIIVFTNGTLEIRSALVEDSGMYGCVTARGYHHPPSEPLEVRVVVGNLSTTSSSGLAHRSSAEHFNTAFTTLASCVVSIILVLLYLYLTPCRCRDGRSGGARGCGGRAIILCSDPREVESGQRRSNGKRVAFLEPQAEDSDIGVPKSPAVNSGHATTEGILKNGSRTVGQTLTDPAHMA, via the coding sequence ATGAGTCCCACTGCGTCACAGCTTTTAGGCAAGAGCAACGTTGGAGGCAGCAGTTGCAGCCCTGCCGCTGCAGCCctgctgctctccctctgtcttgGCTTCCTTCCCTCAGTGGCTACTTGCCCACCTCACTGCCTTTGTGCCAGTGATATAATTTCCTGCAGCGGGCGCAATCTGTCCACGCTGCCCTTTGATCTCCCAAGTTATGCCACACGGTTGGACCTGAGCCACAATGCCCTCACTGCCCTGTGTGTGGACTGGATTTCCCAACCGTTTGATCGGCTCGCCACGCTGGTTCTCAGCAGAAACTCCATCAGCCGAGTTGATGTGGATGCCTTCGCTGTGGCGCCGCATCTCCTCCACCTGGACCTCTCTTCCAACCGACTGACGGTGCTGAACTCGTCCGTCTTCACTGGGTTGAAGGAActgaaagagctgctgctgtttggcaACCAGATCATCCAGATTAACCCAGGGGCCTTCAGTGACCTGCACAGCCTGCAGAGGCTCTACCTTTCAGGGAACAGACTGATGGATTTCCCCCTGGGGCTTTATTGGGAACCTGGAGGTCCTCGCAATCTGACCTTTCTCGATCTATCCTACAACAGGCTCTCCAGAGTTCCCATCCAGAACTTGCTCTCTCTCAGCCAGAAAGGTGGAATTTATTTGCAGGAAAACCCTTTGGTCTGTGACTGTGCTTTACTCGCCTTGCTGGAGTACTGGATGTGGAAACAGTATCGCCCCCTGGTGGACTTCAGAGGTGAATACCCTTGTAGAGATGATTCAGGACTAGTGTCTGAATGTAGCCAGCAGGTAGCATCAAGAATGCCCCTTGAGGAACAGACTTACCAAGTAGAGCCTGGCAAATGGCTTCAAGTGCCATGTCCAGGGTTGGCTTCTCCAGCCACGACTAGCCCGGAAGTGTTCTGGGTCACTCCCAGGACTGTGGTGAATTCATCAACCAATGATCCCAACTCCAACATAATAGTTTTCACCAATGGTACCCTCGAAATCCGATCAGCCCTGGTGGAGGACTCTGGTATGTATGGGTGTGTGACAGCCCGAGGGTACCACCATCCCCCCAGTGAGCCTCTGGAGGTCAGAGTCGTGGTGGGAAACTTAAGCACTACCTCGAGCAGCGGCTTGGCACACCGCAGCAGTGCTGAGCATTTCAACACAGCGTTCACCACCCTGGCTTCTTGTGTGGTCAGCATCATACTGGTGCTGCTCTACCTCTACCTCACTCCCTGTCGATGCCGGGATGGCCGGAGCGGAGGTGCGAGAGGTTGCGGCGGACGAGCCATCATCCTCTGTTCGGACCCGAGAGAGGTAGAGTCCGGACAGCGGCGGTCTAACGGAAAGAGGGTGGCTTTCTTAGAGCCTCAGGCAGAGGACTCTGATATCGGTGTCCCAAAATCACCAGCAGTGAACTCGGGTCACGCTACCACTGAGGGAATCCTCAAGAATGGGAGTAGGACAGTGGGACAGACCCTCACAGACCCTGCTCACATGGCATAG